From a single Populus nigra chromosome 18, ddPopNigr1.1, whole genome shotgun sequence genomic region:
- the LOC133678388 gene encoding leucine-rich repeat extensin-like protein 3: protein MSGSSNKYQDSDGVYPPPPTSRPRKKEVRPPPPPPVPSFPPPVQGYYEAGPYVAPPRVSDPMNYGPQHLQQPPPPPLPERTRDDEFCTGCCCCL from the exons ATGAGTGGCAGCAGCAACAAGTATCAAGATTCAGACG gAGTATATCCCCCACCACCTACTTCACGTCCACGAAAGAAGGAGGTgcgtcctcctcctcctcctccggtACCGTCTTTTCCACCACCAGTGCAAGGGTACTATGAAGCCGGTCCTTATGTGGCACCACCTCGAGTTAGTGACCCTATGAACTATGGTCCTCAACACCTCCaacagcctcctcctcctcctcttccagAAAGAACGAGGGATGATGAATTTTGCACAGGATG TTGCTGCTGCCTCTAG